In one window of Phyllopteryx taeniolatus isolate TA_2022b chromosome 23, UOR_Ptae_1.2, whole genome shotgun sequence DNA:
- the kdm6ba gene encoding lysine-specific demethylase 6B isoform X2, protein MHHAVEQFGGRGTRDSFSLDGLNRGPWAPVGGRAWQPPGRCLPGMTQHQLLAHLPPGPIHGLNQSSKFYNSGPTRGGEKLDLPQAVLPGLPREQLRPLPHHPLHHLHPPPPHRAWEQLGQLYEAHHPPQGHPGTTLPEHSLRLHNGGYAGSGGAPPSPHLPAGWPMQPLKFGGPQEHHAPRGPPLPGDDTWAQVHQQRAHAGKMPGGQLKRPRPPLGEHSVIQHTPAPSARSPAEDWPSPSKRKKSSDQVSHPGQQRFPGPGQALPSQPHHVKAAFWNPFHKDNSTWQPQSCDRKNPPPTEFQSPIEPHKQALGSYPQKTPPATPTPSAVSPPLSSHPPSYNQACAPPPQRDCFQPQAANQQSPHSSYRSPTSKLGPAPPCQAVEPHSRRGSLTGERDQHRHARSSPAKPPAGGSVPYGRFQPHPGLGQRGPPAPPPPPAGATSVPQLSGPYDAWRYQSRPGSQPLDSDICRPPGLIPHHQQSHNQGPDSQRRPHVSPPPVSSTRTPVIIPNRSSCSVGGYGNSSGSNGGRQVNQQRSHEPAPRRCPPGPQLNASQPHHEVRGRPQDHGPPEAPEGKTSFYPQAQLAQAPACATSSSLFYSGLPGTGDGVITNRVSKPVPGSPPVYSRSSGHHRASSQAYSQLQIHPGPALDSQSIVEALDKLDAELEGHMRAEEKRRRERRDEERRKRELEMKQKDEEERKRREREKKDEERKKRETEKREEEERRRRREWELQEQERKRREVERLQEEERRKREWEKQERERKRREWERQEAEKKRREAEERERLAREKKEEEETKRAEEEVMRQKAQEQTAMESLERLLCGDAPPPARPRPVTAPPGPAASRASPPYPWLSRGGASGQAPVVNAALERLRPPPLTPQTDYAREKQRQREMWGDPPPTHDTSGMKHQRPPAAQAAPKLSKEPAGSPPMLREPPRLYQAFPRENRPAAPLPAPALRSDSSPFEEEPSELSTLLPDGLANIMAMLDESIKKEEEMYSGGLLDTFSPSVPPVKSYLCAPDLLPALKRQPNQEDFGANAHASPPVLSRQGSLASPCSRTSSLNEEEEEEEEETDDLKSSPQNTGAGAGNGTYRHSDLAKLYGLPEQAKSEAEEEEEEEADSETPSCSPPPRRPHLHQTGVNSMFKSLATVLESQKYAYRGGPFGRPPPSALLGVKYSSSLSLGPDICRQQHGGSPTSDSTDAPFSPTVPPPKSSTPRPLEAEKVKAEPADEMIAVRRIVPKEVVPAVTLYRAIEEERRLTAVSESSELADSCEVTASREPDKPTRRAKAEDGHKPEKAKERREKERHKGREREKEKKRKHGHGHKQEDAKEKRKHRDKKEEMAFSFSSSSSSSSSSSHSGSSRKRHKEGKSHKDKKDRRILCDLNLQSKEGKNRAHHDAEKKKQKDATAAGEGEHAAWRSKGGVSGSSLGSADLLKLKALSDGPPKELKIRLIKVESGDRETFIASEVEDKRIPLAEISIENTAAEIIRSCKGERVKGKFRESFLLPAFSVKPILTSEEQIPRDKLNPPTPSIYLESKRDAFSPVLLQFCTDPKNPVTVIRGLAGSLRINLGLFSTKSLVEANAEQAVEVRTQVQQPADENWDPSGTGQTWPCESSRSHTTIAKYAQYQASSFQESLQEEKGSDEEDEDDDEEEEEDDDKKPSGISENPSKENNVKESSGEQKPVGKIIKFGTNIDLSDPKRWKPQLQELQKLPAFMRVASSGNMLSHVGHTILGMNTVQLYMKVPGSRTPGHQENNNFCSVNINIGPGDCEWFSVHENYWQAISDFCEKHGVDYLTGSWWPVLEDLYNANIPVYRFIQRPGDLVWINAGTVHWVQAVGWCNNIAWNVGPLNAYQYQLALERFEWNEVKKVKSIVPMIHVSWNVARTLKITDPDTYKMIRHCLLQSMKRIQILRDQLVALGKKISYQGRVKDEPAYYCNECDVEVFNLLFVTSESSSRKTYVVHCEDCARQSTPNLNNVVVLEQYSMEELTGTYDSFSLASSSSSCSFSSSSSSSSSSSR, encoded by the exons ATGCATCACGCAGTGGAGCAGTTTGGCGGGCGTGGCACACGGGATTCCTTCTCTCTGGATGGACTCAACCGGGGACCCTGGGCTCCCGTGGGCGGCCGCGCCTGGCAGCCACCTGGCAG GTGTTTGCCAGGAATGACCCAACACCAGCTCCTTGCCCATCTACCTCCTGGTCCAATTCACGGACTCAACCAATCCAGCAAATTCTATAATAGCGG GCCCACGCGAGGAGGGGAGAAGCTGGATCTCCCGCAGGCGGTGTTGCCGGGTCTGCCGAGGGAGCAGCTGAGACCACttcctcatcatcctcttcatcatcttcatcctccCCCTCCTCACCGGGCATGGGAGCAACTGGGCCAGCTCTACGAAGCCCACCATCCTCCCCAAGGACATCCAGGCACGACTCTCCCCGAGCACTCACTCCGCCTCCATAATGGCGGCTACGCGGGGAGCGGCGGAGCCCCCCCTAGCCCGCATCTCCCCGCCGGCTGGCCGATGCAACCGTTGAAG TTCGGGGGTCCTCAGGAGCACCACGCCCCCCGGGGGCCGCCACTGCCGGGAGACGACACGTGGGCTCAGGTGCATCAG CAGAGGGCGCACGCTGGCAAGATGCCCGGCGGTCAGCTGAAGAGACCGCGGCCCCCGCTCGGCGAACACTCTGTCATCCAGCACACTCCCGCGCCATCCGCGCGCTCGCCCGCAGAGGACTGGCCCAGCCCGAGCAAGAGGAAAAAGAGCTCCGATCAG GTCTCGCATCCTGGACAGCAGCGCTTCCCCGGACCGGGCCAGGCTTTGCCGTCTCAGCCCCACCACGTCAAAGCGGCCTTCTGGAACCCCTTCCATAAGGACAACAGCACCTGGCAGCCTCAGAGTTGCGATCGCAAGAACCCGCCACCAACGGAGTTCCAAAGCCCAATT GAACCCCATAAACAAGCACTAGGCAGCTACCCCCAAAAGACACCTCCGGCCACACCCACCCCTTCCGCCGTGTCACCTCCCCTCAGCTCGCACCCTCCTAGCTACAACCAGGCGTGTGCGCCTCCTCCGCAGAGAGACTGCTTCCAACCTCAGGCTGCGAACCAGCAGTCCCCCCACTCTTCCTATCGCAGCCCCACTTCCAAACTGGGGCCAGCTCCACCCTGCCAGGCCGTGGAGCCCCACAGCCGCAGAGGCTCTCTCACCGGGGAGAGAGATCAGCATCGGCACGCCCGGTCTTCACCAGCAAAACCCCCAGCCGGCGGCAGTGTGCCTTACGGCCGCTTTCAGCCTCACCCGGGACTGGGACAGCGCGGCCCCCCTGCGCCTCCACCGCCTCCCGCCGGCGCCACCTCAGTACCTCAACTGAGCGGGCCCTATGATGCGTGGCGGTACCAGAGTAGGCCCGGCAGCCAACCCCTG GATTCAGACATCTGCAGACCTCCAGGACTGATACCTCATCACCAGCAAAGCCACAATCAGGGTCCAGACAGTCAGCGTCGACCTCACGTCAGCCCGCCCCCCGTCAGCTCTACCCGCACCCCTGTAATTATCCCCAATCGTTCCTCCTGCTCAGTCGGTGGCTACGGCAACAGCAGCGGCTCAAACGGCGGTCGCCAGGTGAACCAGCAGAGGAGTCACGAGCCGGCGCCCCGAAGATGTCCCCCCGGCCCTCAGCTGAATGCCAGCCAGCCTCACCACGAGGTACGAGGAAGACCTCAAGATCACGGACCCCCCGAAGCCCCCGAGGGGAAGACCTCCTTTTATCCTCAGGCTCAACTCGCGCAAGCTCCTGCGTGCGCTACGTCGTCATCTTTGTTCTACTCAGGGCTCCCCGGGACAGGGGACGGCGTCATTACGAACAGAGTGTCAAAGCCCGTTCCCGGTTCTCCTCCTGTGTACTCGCGATCTTCCGGCCATCACCGGGCGTCCTCCCAGGCGTACTCCCAGCTGCAGATTCATCCCGGCCCCGCTTTGGACTCGCAGTCCATCGTGGAGGCTCTGGACAAGCTGGACGCAGAGCTCGAGGGCCACATGCGAGCcgaggagaagaggaggagggaaagACGGGACGAAGAGCGGCGAAAAAGAGAGTTGGAGATGAAGCAAAAGGAcgaggaggagaggaagaggagagagcgggaaaagaaagatgaggagaggaagaagagggagACGGAGAaacgggaggaggaggaacgtCGGCGGAGGAGAGAGTGGGAGCTGCAGGAGcaagagaggaagaggagggaagTGGAGAGGctgcaggaggaggagaggaggaagagggagtgGGAGAAGCAGGAGCGGGAACGCAAGAGGAGAGAGTGGGAAAGGCAAGAGGCCGAGAAGAAGAGGAGAGAAGCGGAGGAGCGGGAGAGGTTGGCGAGAGaaaagaaggaagaggaggagacaaAGAGGGCGGAGGAGGAAGTGATGCGTCAAAAGGCTCAAGAGCAGACTGCCATGGAAAGTCTGGAAAGACTTCTGTGTGGCGACGCCCCCCCACCTGCACGGCCCCGCCCGGTAACCGCTCCTCCGGGCCCCGCCGCCTCGCGGGCCTCGCCTCCCTACCCGTGGCTGAGCCGCGGCGGCGCTTCCGGCCAGGCGCCCGTCGTCAACGCTGCCCTGGAAAGGCTGCGACCGCCTCCGCTTACGCCGCAGACGGACTACGCCCGCGAAAAGCAGCGGCAGCGGGAGATGTGGGGCGACCCCCCTCCGACGCACGATACCTCAGGGATGAAGCACCAGCGGCCCCCCGCCGCCCAGGCCGCGCCCAAACTGTCCAAAGAGCCGGCCGGTTCGCCGCCTATGCTCCGAGAGCCCCCCAGGCTCTATCAGGCCTTTCCCAGAGAGAACCGGCCGGCTGCCCCTCTGCCTGCGCCCGCCCTGCGTTCGGACAGTTCTCCATTTGAGGAGGAGCCCTCGGAGTTGTCCACGCTGCTCCCCGACGGCCTGGCCAACATCATGGCCATGCTGGATGAATCCATTAAAAAGGAGGAAGAGATGTACAGCGGGGGTCTCCTCGATACGTTTTCACCAAGTGTCCCGCCCGTCAAGAGTTACCTTTGTGCCCCGGACCTCCTCCCGGCGCTCAAACGTCAGCCGAACCAGGAAGATTTCGGAGCCAACGCTCACGCGAGCCCACCTGTGCTCAGCCGCCAAGGCTCGCTGGCGTCCCCTTGCAGCCGGACGTCTTCGCtcaacgaggaggaggaggaggaggaagaagagacgGATGACCTGAAAAGCTCACCCCAAAACACTGGAGCCGGAGCGGGCAACGGCACCTACCGCCACAGCGACCTGGCCAAACTTTACGGCCTTCCCGAGCAGGCTAAAAgcgaggcggaggaggaggaggaagaggaggcggaTTCCGAGACCCCGTCGTGTTCGCCGCCACCTCGGAGACCCCACCTCCACCAAACGGGAGTCAACAGCATGTTCAAGTCTCTGGCCACAGTCCTGGAGAGCCAGAAATACGCGTACCGAGGCGGACCTTTCGGGAGGCCCCCGCCGTCGGCTCTGCTCGGCGTCAAATATTCCTCGTCGCTCTCGCTGGGTCCCGACATATGTCGCCAGCAGCACGGCGGCTCGCCCACGTCCGATTCCACCGATGCCCCGTTCAGTCCGACCGTCCCTCCTCCAAAGTCCTCCACGCCCCGCCCGCTCGAAGCCGAGAAGGTCAAGGCGGAGCCCGCTGATGAAATGATTGCAGTGAGAAGGATTGTCCCCAAGGAGGTCGTGCCCGCCGTAACGCTTTACAGAGCCATCGAGGAGGAGCGACGTTTGACCGCCGTCTCCGAGTCGTCGGAGTTGGCCGACAGCTGCGAGGTCACGGCGTCTCGTGAGCCGGACAAACCGACGCGCCGCGCCAAAGCCGAGGACGGACACAAGCCGGAGAAAGCGAAGGAGCGCCGCGAGAAGGAGCGACACAAGggcagagagagggagaaagagaagaagaggaagcaCGGCCACGGCCACAAGCAGGAAGACGCAAAAGAGAAGCGGAAGCACCGAGACAAGAAGGAAGAGATggccttctccttctcctcctcctcgtcctcatccTCCTCGTCCTCGCACTCCGGCAGCAGCCGCAAGCGGCACAAGGAGGGCAAGAGCCACAAGGACAAGAAGGACCGACGAATCCTGTGCGACCTCAACCTCCAGAGCAAGGAGGGAAAGAACCGCGCTCACCACGACGCTGAGAAAAAGAAGCAGAAGGACGCGACCGCCGCTGGCGAAGGCGAGCACGCGGCGTGGAGGTCGAAAGGCGGCGTATCGGGCTCGTCGCTCGGTTCCGCTGACTTGCTGAAGCTGAAGGCGCTGTCGGACGGGCCCCCCAAGGAGCTGAAGATCCGACTGATCAAAGTGGAGAGCGGCGACCGAGAAACCTTCATCGCCTCCGAGGTGGAGGACAAGAGGATTCCCCTGGCAGAGATCAGCATCGAGAACACGGCCGCGGAAATAATCCGATCTTGCAA GGGGGAAAGGGTCAAAGGGAAGTTCAGGGAATCTTTCTTGCTCCCGGCCTTCTCCGTTAAGCCCATCTTGACGTCAGAGGAGCAAATTCCGAGAGACAAGCTCAACCCTCCCACGCCCAGCATCTAC CTGGAGAGCAAAAGGGACGCCTTCTCTCCTGTGCTGCTGCAGTTCTGCACAGACCCAAAGAACCCCGTTACGGTCATCCGAGGCCTGGCTGGATCTCTGCGCATCA ACTTGGGCCTGTTTTCTACCAAGTCTCTGGTGGAGGCCAACGCGGAGCAGGCGGTGGAAGTGCGGACTCAGGTGCAGCAGCCGGCCGACGAGAACTGGGACCCCAGCGGGACGGGCCAGACGTGGCCCTGCGAGAGCAGCCGCTCCCACACCACCATCGCCAAGTACGCTCAGTACCAGGCGTCCAGCTTCCAGGAGAGTCTGCAG GAGGAGAAAGGAAGcgatgaggaggatgaagacgacgacgaagaagaagaggaagacgaCGACAAGAAGCCGTCCGGCATCTCTGAAAACCCGAGCAAGGAAAACAACGTGAAAGAAAGCAG CGGTGAGCAGAAGCCAGTGGGCAAGATCATTAAATTTGGCACCAACATCGACCTGTCGGATCCCAAGAG GTGGAAACCTCAGCTGCAAGAGCTCCAGAAGCTGCCCGCGTTCATGCGCGTGGCGTCCAGTGGCAACATGCTGAGCCACGTGGGACACACCATCCTGGGCATGAACACTGTCCAGCTCTACATGAAGGTCCCGGGGAGCCGAACGCCAG GCCACCAGGAGAACAACAACTTCTGCTCGGTGAACATCAACATTGGCCCCGGAGACTGCGAGTGGTTCTCTGTGCACGAAAACTACTGGCAGGCCATCAGCGACTTCTGCGAGAA GCACGGCGTGGACTACCTGACGGGATCCTGGTGGCCCGTGTTGGAGGACCTGTACAACGCCAACATCCCAGTGTACCGTTTCATCCAGAGGCCGGGGGACTTGGTGTGGATCAACGCCGGGACCGTGCACTGGGTTCAAGCCGTGGGCTGGTGCAACAACATCGCCTGGAACGTGGGACCCCTGAACG CTTACCAGTACCAGCTGGCCCTGGAGAGGTTTGAGTGGAACGAAGTGAAGAAGGTCAAGTCCATCGTGCCCATGATTCACGTGTCGTGGAACGTGGCCCGCACGCTGAAGATCACTGACCCGGACACCTACAAGATGATCAG ACACTGCCTGCTGCAGTCCATGAAGCGCATCCAGATCCTGCGGGACCAGCTGGTAGCTCTCGGCAAGAAGATCTCCTACCAGGGCAGAGTCAAGGACGAGCCTGCCTACTACTGCAACGAGTGTGAC GTGGAGGTGTTCAATTTGCTGTTTGTGACGAGCGAGAGCAGCAGCAGGAAGACGTACGTGGTGCACTGCGAAGACTGCGCCCGCCAGTCCACCCCCAACCTGAACAACGTGGTGGTGCTGGAGCAATACTCCATGGAGGAGCTCACCGGCACGTACGATTCCTTCAGCCTG GCCTCGTCCTCCTCGTCctgctccttctcctcctcctcctcctcctcctcctcctcctcccggtGA